Proteins encoded in a region of the Psychromicrobium lacuslunae genome:
- a CDS encoding DNA polymerase III subunit gamma and tau produces MTTALYRRYRPDTFADVIGQEHVTEPLMTALRKNRVNHAYLFSGPRGCGKTTSARILARCLNCAQGPTDTPCGSCDSCIELARGGSGSLDVIEIDAASHGGVDDARDLRERATFAPVRDRYKIFIIDEAHMVTSAGFNALLKIVEEPPEHIKFIFATTEPDKVIGTIRSRTHHYPFRLVPPEPLMAYLNQLCEQEHVSVAPGVLSLVVRAGGGSVRDSLSVLDQLMAGAGEQGLDYELAVSLLGYTHASLLDDVVDALAAADAGTVFRAVDRVIQTGLDPRRFVEDLLERFRDLIIVQAMPESAQIILRGMPEDQIARMQTQSTQLGRAELSRAADVTNNALTEMTGATSPRLHLELLCARLLLPGADQSERGITARVDRIERRLSYAAPAANTAAAREPSQAAPSQPTAVTAPVSGSVDGAPSRPADVRSQTRPEPQTRPEPQSKQETPSRHESQDSDSRSNPTEAPGQVMDPAPEPREDTGHTSSAAEPTTGQAPVDPPRSALDDWGLPVISSRPREEPATSREASAPAAVAESQPTVQPATPPSNSTPSNSTPTNAANATSAAAGIDMLRRAWPDVLDQLTKIKRSSWALIAPNATPQSFDGQTLVLNFSTDGLAGAFSRGEHAENLRAAIKTTLGVDCRVEAGSGAPTGSSEPRGAAPNPKDLTEPAAAAAGGHAVPEDPRQQVWQRPTQQTAAQPTTTRPNPGPDASPRPEPAPQAEPGSPSLPTRAASPTPVVEPGWGDLNEAPEWISGGEEPTTEAEPPEDISQAAVASAPPVIIESVATQPVTSTEHPEVQTAAASQRDNDATGSSATSTEQEAGTSLYQRLSRQAKLSQREEAPEPEETKPYIEDIPSADDETIEESGLVGQAAVERILGGRLVEERRTTSRGE; encoded by the coding sequence GTGACCACTGCTCTTTATCGCCGCTACCGCCCCGACACGTTCGCGGACGTGATCGGCCAAGAGCACGTCACCGAACCGCTGATGACGGCACTGCGCAAAAACCGTGTCAACCACGCATACTTGTTCTCCGGCCCGCGTGGGTGCGGCAAAACCACCTCCGCCCGCATTCTGGCGCGCTGCCTGAATTGTGCGCAGGGCCCCACTGACACTCCCTGTGGCAGTTGCGATAGCTGCATTGAACTGGCCCGTGGCGGCTCCGGCAGCCTCGATGTGATCGAAATTGATGCCGCCAGCCACGGCGGTGTGGACGATGCTCGCGATCTGCGTGAGCGCGCCACCTTCGCCCCAGTGCGCGACCGCTACAAAATCTTCATCATTGATGAGGCACACATGGTGACCAGCGCGGGCTTTAATGCGCTACTGAAAATCGTTGAAGAGCCGCCGGAACACATTAAATTCATCTTCGCCACCACCGAGCCGGACAAGGTGATTGGCACCATCCGCTCACGTACCCATCACTACCCTTTCCGCTTAGTCCCTCCGGAACCGTTGATGGCCTACCTGAACCAGCTCTGCGAGCAGGAGCACGTATCAGTGGCTCCCGGTGTCCTTTCGCTCGTGGTGCGGGCCGGCGGCGGCTCGGTGCGCGATTCGCTCTCGGTGCTGGACCAGCTAATGGCCGGCGCAGGCGAGCAAGGTCTTGACTACGAGTTAGCCGTTTCACTGCTCGGCTATACGCATGCCTCGTTGCTCGACGACGTGGTCGATGCCTTGGCCGCGGCCGACGCCGGGACAGTCTTCCGGGCAGTGGATAGAGTGATTCAGACCGGCCTCGACCCGCGCCGCTTCGTTGAAGATCTGTTGGAACGATTCCGCGACCTGATCATCGTGCAGGCGATGCCGGAAAGCGCTCAGATCATCCTGCGCGGCATGCCAGAAGATCAGATCGCCCGAATGCAGACGCAATCCACCCAGCTGGGTCGAGCAGAGCTCTCCAGGGCGGCGGACGTCACCAACAACGCACTGACCGAAATGACCGGCGCCACCTCACCCCGGCTGCATCTCGAATTGCTCTGCGCCAGGCTGCTGCTGCCCGGCGCGGACCAGAGCGAACGCGGCATCACCGCGCGGGTTGACCGGATCGAACGCCGTCTCAGTTACGCCGCGCCAGCCGCCAATACTGCCGCAGCGCGGGAGCCATCGCAGGCTGCACCGAGCCAGCCGACAGCGGTTACCGCCCCGGTGAGCGGTTCCGTCGATGGTGCTCCCTCGCGGCCAGCCGATGTCCGTTCACAAACCAGGCCAGAGCCACAAACCAGACCCGAGCCCCAGAGCAAGCAAGAGACACCGAGCAGACACGAGTCCCAAGACAGCGATTCTCGCTCCAATCCGACTGAAGCGCCGGGGCAGGTAATGGACCCTGCCCCGGAACCCCGGGAAGACACCGGGCACACGTCCTCAGCGGCTGAGCCAACGACGGGCCAAGCGCCTGTGGATCCTCCCCGTTCCGCACTCGACGACTGGGGACTCCCGGTGATCTCCTCACGCCCGCGGGAGGAGCCCGCGACTAGCCGCGAGGCAAGTGCGCCAGCGGCCGTCGCCGAAAGCCAGCCGACCGTTCAGCCCGCCACTCCCCCCTCGAACAGCACCCCGTCGAACAGCACACCGACTAACGCCGCGAACGCCACCTCGGCGGCGGCTGGCATCGACATGCTGCGCCGGGCTTGGCCTGATGTGCTTGATCAGCTGACCAAGATCAAGCGCTCCAGTTGGGCCCTGATCGCACCCAACGCCACACCGCAGAGCTTCGACGGCCAAACCTTGGTGCTCAATTTCAGCACTGATGGATTAGCCGGCGCCTTCAGCCGGGGAGAACATGCGGAGAATCTCCGGGCCGCTATTAAAACCACCCTCGGTGTGGATTGTCGGGTTGAAGCCGGCAGCGGTGCGCCCACCGGAAGCAGCGAGCCGAGGGGCGCTGCGCCAAACCCAAAAGACCTGACTGAACCCGCGGCCGCCGCCGCGGGTGGCCATGCCGTGCCGGAAGATCCGCGCCAACAGGTCTGGCAACGCCCAACGCAACAAACTGCTGCGCAACCAACTACTACGCGGCCCAATCCCGGCCCCGACGCATCGCCACGTCCCGAACCGGCGCCCCAGGCCGAGCCTGGCTCGCCTAGCTTGCCGACCCGCGCAGCCAGCCCGACGCCAGTTGTTGAACCAGGCTGGGGCGATCTGAACGAAGCCCCGGAGTGGATCAGCGGGGGCGAGGAACCAACCACTGAAGCCGAGCCGCCGGAGGATATCTCGCAGGCCGCTGTTGCCTCGGCTCCGCCAGTCATCATTGAATCAGTCGCGACGCAGCCAGTGACAAGCACCGAGCACCCGGAGGTTCAAACCGCGGCCGCTTCGCAGCGCGACAATGACGCGACAGGCTCCTCAGCCACCAGCACCGAGCAGGAAGCTGGCACCAGCCTTTATCAGCGGCTGAGCCGACAGGCCAAGCTGAGCCAACGCGAGGAAGCCCCCGAACCCGAGGAAACTAAGCCCTACATTGAGGACATTCCGAGCGCCGATGATGAGACGATTGAGGAATCAGGTTTAGTTGGTCAGGCAGCGGTGGAAAGAATTCTCGGTGGCCGTTTAGTTGAAGAGCGCCGCACGACGTCGCGAGGGGAGTAA
- the gluQRS gene encoding tRNA glutamyl-Q(34) synthetase GluQRS, translated as MPAGRFAPSPSGELHLGNLRTAVLAWLFARHTDRRFLLRIEDLDRVRAGSEAEQIRDLEAIGLDWDEAPVRQSERSELYSAAIQKLRQADLLFECFCTRRDIAEAASAPHAVPGHYPGTCLNLSEAKRASLRRERPAALRLRADVENFTVLDGLHGEYRGEVDDFVIVRNDGVAAYNLAVVIDDAGQGIDQVVRGDDLLSSAPRQAYLASLLGYQVPEYLHVPLALNPEGKRLAKRDGAVTLRQLGVEATRQLVFDSLRLPASLDQALQVFDPRTLPREPWIVRG; from the coding sequence ATGCCAGCTGGCCGTTTCGCGCCGAGCCCCTCCGGGGAACTGCACCTGGGGAATCTCCGCACCGCCGTGCTCGCTTGGCTTTTTGCCCGGCACACCGACCGCCGCTTCCTGCTTCGGATCGAAGATCTCGACCGGGTACGCGCCGGCTCTGAGGCCGAACAAATCCGTGACCTCGAGGCGATCGGACTCGACTGGGATGAGGCCCCGGTCCGGCAAAGTGAGCGTTCCGAACTCTATTCAGCCGCCATTCAAAAGCTCCGGCAAGCCGATTTGCTCTTCGAATGTTTCTGCACCCGCCGCGATATTGCCGAAGCTGCCTCCGCCCCGCATGCCGTCCCTGGCCACTATCCGGGAACTTGCCTCAACCTCTCCGAGGCCAAACGGGCGAGCCTGCGTCGCGAGCGGCCCGCCGCGCTCCGGCTTCGTGCCGACGTCGAGAACTTCACTGTCCTCGACGGCCTGCACGGTGAATACCGCGGCGAGGTGGACGACTTCGTGATCGTCCGCAATGACGGTGTTGCCGCTTATAACCTCGCGGTGGTGATTGATGACGCTGGCCAAGGAATCGATCAGGTGGTGCGGGGCGATGACTTGCTCAGCTCGGCCCCACGTCAAGCATATTTAGCGAGCCTGCTCGGCTATCAGGTACCGGAGTATCTGCACGTTCCGCTGGCGCTCAACCCGGAGGGCAAACGACTTGCGAAGCGTGACGGCGCGGTGACGCTGCGCCAACTCGGTGTCGAAGCCACTCGCCAGCTGGTTTTCGATTCGCTCAGGCTACCGGCCTCACTGGACCAAGCACTCCAGGTTTTCGATCCGAGGACGCTGCCTCGCGAACCCTGGATTGTGCGAGGATGA
- a CDS encoding DNA-methyltransferase — protein sequence MTDLLESGQAAPLSDTPESRWLCDFEAVRSGNERVGYIHGDSLQVLASFPDESVDMMITSPPYWGQRNYDSDGIGSERSSAEFIDEMLAITQEMHRVLKSTGSFWLNIGDSYHKKALAGIPWRLAIKMIDEQGWVLRNEVVWNKLKGGMDQSRDRLANTHELIFHFVKRSRGYYYDVDSIRTTGRVAKVINGAVVSATGVSGVRYRRQIELSTVLTGVEKRNANRDLEAMLSDVSEGRISDFRMVIRGQQRVTHSDQAKVSGRAKELIDKGYYFLRYHPKGTKPSDVWDILPEDTQAREVGHFAVYPVELCYIPILATCPPDGIVLDPFCGTGSTMVAASQLKRRSIGIDISANYLQAARERMGVTSW from the coding sequence ATGACAGACCTCCTCGAATCTGGACAGGCGGCACCCCTATCCGACACCCCCGAGTCTCGTTGGCTCTGCGACTTCGAAGCTGTGCGTTCTGGGAATGAACGAGTTGGCTACATCCACGGTGATTCTCTGCAAGTCCTAGCCAGCTTCCCGGATGAGTCAGTTGACATGATGATCACGTCGCCGCCGTATTGGGGCCAGAGGAACTACGATTCGGATGGAATCGGTTCAGAGCGGTCATCTGCGGAGTTCATTGATGAGATGCTCGCGATCACCCAAGAGATGCACCGTGTACTGAAATCGACTGGTTCATTTTGGCTCAACATCGGGGACAGTTACCACAAGAAGGCTCTCGCTGGCATTCCTTGGCGGCTCGCAATCAAGATGATTGATGAGCAGGGTTGGGTATTGCGGAACGAGGTGGTCTGGAACAAACTCAAGGGCGGCATGGACCAGTCTCGGGACAGGCTCGCCAATACTCACGAACTAATCTTCCACTTCGTGAAACGATCCCGGGGTTACTACTATGACGTGGACTCCATCCGCACAACCGGGCGTGTGGCCAAAGTGATCAATGGGGCGGTAGTCTCCGCGACGGGCGTGTCAGGTGTTCGATATCGGCGACAGATCGAACTGTCTACCGTTCTCACGGGTGTCGAGAAGCGCAATGCTAACCGGGACCTGGAAGCCATGCTTAGTGATGTATCTGAGGGGAGAATTTCAGACTTTCGGATGGTAATTCGCGGGCAACAGCGAGTGACACACTCCGATCAGGCAAAGGTCTCAGGGCGCGCAAAAGAGCTGATCGACAAGGGTTATTACTTCCTCCGGTATCATCCAAAAGGTACTAAACCGTCAGACGTTTGGGATATTTTGCCGGAAGACACCCAGGCGCGCGAAGTGGGGCACTTCGCTGTTTACCCGGTTGAGCTCTGTTACATCCCGATCCTGGCTACCTGTCCGCCCGATGGTATAGTCCTCGATCCTTTCTGCGGTACCGGGTCGACGATGGTAGCCGCTTCGCAACTTAAGCGAAGGTCCATTGGCATCGACATCTCGGCAAACTACTTGCAGGCGGCCCGTGAGCGGATGGGAGTGACATCGTGGTGA
- a CDS encoding NotI family restriction endonuclease, which translates to MVNLPPRTVIELFGLDATDSNQPWGAVLSEQECPFTHKRCYKVRKSAPEISIGTCAVSFGKPPAPILICPSRLLDRGQIFTDCLHLLTLHEPGNELHLVPEVKIPGGNVDYFLVSTKNDKVVDFVGIELQTLDTTGSVWPERQRVVERLGIATNDPAVDTTKAFGMNWKMTAKTILVQMHHKASTFEHVNRKLVLVIQNEFLDYMRGEFKFDHFHEPATISDTVHMHAYGLKDPIQGHRALGLASRISTDAVGIGEALEVQAETRVEFEAIVASLEAKISADTRFSPFNAGEAIQNAAPDAGE; encoded by the coding sequence GTGGTGAATCTTCCTCCTCGCACCGTGATTGAGCTATTCGGACTCGACGCGACCGACTCGAATCAGCCATGGGGCGCCGTCCTGAGTGAGCAGGAATGCCCATTTACGCACAAGCGATGCTATAAGGTTCGGAAGTCGGCACCCGAGATCTCAATCGGCACATGCGCGGTGAGCTTCGGCAAGCCACCTGCCCCGATCCTAATTTGTCCTTCACGTTTGCTGGATCGCGGCCAAATTTTCACAGACTGCTTGCACCTCTTGACGCTGCATGAGCCGGGGAACGAACTTCATTTGGTACCTGAGGTCAAGATTCCTGGTGGCAACGTTGACTACTTCCTCGTCTCAACCAAGAACGATAAAGTCGTGGACTTTGTTGGCATCGAGTTGCAAACTCTCGACACTACCGGGTCCGTATGGCCCGAACGACAGCGGGTAGTTGAACGCCTGGGGATCGCCACAAATGATCCGGCGGTGGATACCACGAAGGCATTCGGCATGAACTGGAAGATGACCGCAAAGACGATCCTTGTGCAAATGCACCACAAGGCATCCACGTTCGAGCACGTCAACCGCAAGCTGGTGTTGGTGATCCAAAACGAGTTCCTCGATTACATGCGAGGAGAATTCAAATTCGATCACTTCCACGAACCTGCCACCATTTCTGACACCGTGCATATGCACGCCTACGGGCTAAAGGACCCGATTCAGGGTCACCGCGCGCTCGGATTGGCCTCGCGTATCAGCACAGATGCTGTCGGCATCGGTGAGGCGCTCGAGGTGCAGGCCGAAACGCGGGTCGAGTTTGAGGCGATCGTCGCGTCTCTTGAAGCAAAGATTTCTGCAGATACAAGATTCTCGCCATTCAATGCCGGTGAGGCAATACAGAACGCTGCTCCCGACGCAGGTGAATAG
- a CDS encoding type II toxin-antitoxin system Phd/YefM family antitoxin produces MSTLSLAEARASFSRLVDSAASTHERFEITRNGNRAAVLLGADDYDSLLETVAILSDADAVAAVRKGIAEFNSDQTFSADEVREELIRSGRIKA; encoded by the coding sequence ATGAGTACATTATCGTTGGCAGAAGCTCGGGCTAGCTTTTCACGTCTGGTTGACTCGGCTGCAAGCACTCATGAGCGGTTCGAGATCACCCGTAACGGCAATCGTGCCGCTGTGCTTCTCGGTGCCGATGACTATGACAGCTTGCTCGAAACAGTCGCCATATTGAGTGATGCGGATGCTGTTGCTGCGGTTCGGAAGGGGATCGCTGAGTTCAATAGCGATCAGACTTTCTCCGCCGATGAAGTGCGAGAAGAACTTATTCGGTCGGGGCGCATCAAGGCGTGA
- a CDS encoding type II toxin-antitoxin system RelE family toxin yields the protein MSQKYEVRFSKSARRALTHALPEKVAAAAFEFITGNLAANPQRLGKQLGEPFYPLFSARRGEYRVIYSILEREIVIEIVSILHRRDAYRSS from the coding sequence GTGAGCCAAAAGTACGAGGTCCGATTCAGTAAGTCCGCACGTAGAGCGTTGACTCACGCTCTCCCTGAGAAGGTGGCTGCGGCGGCATTCGAATTTATTACCGGCAACCTGGCGGCGAATCCTCAACGCCTCGGGAAACAGCTCGGCGAACCTTTCTATCCGCTATTTTCAGCACGCCGCGGCGAATATCGGGTCATTTATTCGATTCTCGAACGCGAAATTGTCATCGAGATTGTTTCGATTTTGCATCGTCGTGACGCCTATCGGAGTTCTTAG
- a CDS encoding AAA family ATPase, with protein MSRVIFMCGPAGSGKSTLAKRLAATENLERLSFDVEAWARGHRTMPLDVDSAAQIEDFLRIRLIELIGDNRDVVLDFSFYSRQMREQWRRLLAPFGVAPETYYLKTDRATALARVRARAADSADDFCLPAELAAQYYDRFEEPTAEEGPLTVVDTSH; from the coding sequence ATGAGTCGAGTGATCTTCATGTGCGGACCGGCTGGGTCAGGGAAGTCGACCCTCGCTAAGCGATTAGCTGCGACGGAGAATTTGGAGCGTTTATCTTTTGACGTCGAGGCGTGGGCGCGTGGGCACCGAACTATGCCGCTAGATGTCGATAGTGCTGCGCAGATTGAGGATTTCTTGCGTATTAGACTCATCGAATTGATAGGAGATAATCGCGACGTGGTGCTAGATTTCTCTTTTTACTCCCGGCAGATGCGTGAGCAGTGGCGCAGGCTATTGGCACCATTCGGAGTAGCACCAGAAACCTACTATCTGAAGACTGACCGGGCCACCGCATTAGCCCGGGTGCGCGCACGTGCGGCGGACAGCGCCGATGACTTTTGTCTACCAGCGGAGCTCGCCGCTCAATATTATGATCGATTCGAGGAACCCACTGCCGAGGAAGGACCGCTGACGGTGGTGGACACTTCTCACTAA
- a CDS encoding SDR family NAD(P)-dependent oxidoreductase, whose translation MQIDLSGKTALVSGSTQGIGLAIATGLAKAGARVVVNGRRQESVSGAAQEIRDQLDGADIVELAVDIATEEGVARALELIPSADILVNNLGIFGSKDALEITDEEWRQYFEINVLAAVRLTRAYLPAMMSAGWGRVSYIASDSAIVTPAEMIHYGVSKTALLGVSRGFAKAAAGTGVTVNSVIAGPTHTGGVEDFVYELVDKDLPWDEAQREFMRLHRPQSLIKRLIEPEEIANMVVYLSSPLASATTGGAVRVDGGYVDSIVP comes from the coding sequence ATGCAAATCGATCTTTCCGGCAAAACAGCTTTGGTCAGCGGCTCTACTCAGGGAATCGGTTTGGCGATTGCCACCGGCCTGGCCAAAGCCGGCGCACGGGTCGTGGTCAATGGTCGACGCCAAGAATCCGTAAGCGGCGCCGCCCAGGAAATCCGTGACCAGCTAGACGGGGCAGACATCGTCGAACTGGCAGTAGATATTGCTACCGAGGAAGGGGTTGCGCGGGCACTCGAACTCATCCCTTCAGCCGATATCTTGGTGAACAATCTCGGTATCTTCGGCAGCAAGGATGCACTCGAGATCACTGACGAAGAGTGGCGTCAGTATTTCGAGATAAATGTGCTTGCCGCGGTTCGGCTAACCCGTGCTTATTTGCCCGCAATGATGTCCGCAGGCTGGGGCCGAGTAAGCTACATCGCGAGCGACTCCGCAATTGTCACCCCGGCCGAAATGATTCATTACGGCGTTTCCAAGACAGCGTTGTTGGGAGTTTCCCGAGGTTTCGCCAAAGCCGCCGCTGGCACCGGAGTCACCGTCAATTCGGTGATTGCTGGCCCGACGCACACCGGCGGCGTTGAAGATTTCGTCTATGAACTGGTGGACAAAGATCTACCCTGGGACGAGGCACAACGCGAATTCATGCGGCTACACCGGCCGCAGTCCTTGATTAAGCGATTAATCGAACCCGAGGAAATCGCCAATATGGTGGTCTACCTATCGTCTCCCCTTGCCTCCGCAACCACCGGTGGAGCGGTGCGAGTGGACGGCGGGTACGTGGATTCGATTGTGCCGTGA
- a CDS encoding flavodoxin family protein, translating to MSGVRAAAARLGPAARTPSAEALLERKNMTNRHFVFIEGSSRRDGNSAALASKAREHLPEGATSEWLNLADLPLADFEDPRGPEGASQVYPDGNEGVLLAATLRATDLVLVSPLYWYTVSAPMKRYLDYWSGWLNITGLRFRRQMAGRTLWGVTVGHADDPGQADGLATSLKFSADYMAMRWGGLLYGIGDRPGDVLRDTAALRAAETWFSAALVGAE from the coding sequence ATGAGCGGTGTTCGTGCGGCCGCGGCCAGACTCGGTCCGGCCGCGCGAACACCAAGCGCCGAAGCATTACTGGAAAGGAAAAACATGACGAACCGGCATTTTGTCTTTATTGAGGGCAGCTCTCGACGGGACGGCAACAGCGCCGCACTGGCTAGCAAGGCCCGCGAGCACCTGCCCGAGGGGGCGACTTCGGAGTGGCTCAATCTGGCTGACCTGCCACTGGCCGACTTCGAAGACCCTCGCGGGCCGGAGGGCGCCTCGCAGGTTTATCCGGATGGCAATGAGGGCGTGCTCTTGGCTGCCACCCTCAGAGCCACAGATTTGGTCCTCGTCTCGCCGCTGTATTGGTACACGGTCTCCGCGCCGATGAAGCGGTATTTAGATTATTGGTCTGGCTGGTTGAACATCACCGGCTTGCGATTCCGCCGACAGATGGCGGGCCGGACGCTGTGGGGAGTCACCGTCGGCCATGCTGACGACCCGGGCCAGGCAGACGGTTTAGCTACCTCACTGAAGTTCAGCGCTGACTACATGGCAATGCGCTGGGGCGGGCTGCTCTACGGCATCGGCGACCGGCCCGGTGACGTACTGCGGGACACCGCGGCCTTGAGAGCGGCGGAGACCTGGTTCTCCGCGGCGCTGGTGGGTGCGGAGTAG